One genomic window of Arachis hypogaea cultivar Tifrunner chromosome 8, arahy.Tifrunner.gnm2.J5K5, whole genome shotgun sequence includes the following:
- the LOC140174719 gene encoding uncharacterized protein yields the protein MDKSWIAKPRNSDEYIVGLENFLDFAFQHGAIENSKIICPCPSCGFRKWHARKDVRDHLLYKPFPKNYVVWNFHGEKEVTEFSTSAHVMRETLATEHPLDNMVNDAFGIHMDQESGEDSGTEDFVNDEPRENRKDFDEFLKEGNQKLHEGSDFTKLEFIVKLYHIKVLCGLSDKAITMILELVRDAFSCVNLPTTFDQAKKLIRKLSLDYVKIDAFPNDCMLFEDEDPNNIQQTCSHCGASRWNSKKKKKKKQAAKVLRYFPLKPRLQRLFMCRKTAEHMLWHATAKGENDKMVHPRVGETWKTFDLTHREFGLQPRNIMFPEFLFSKEL from the coding sequence ATGGATAAATCTTGGATTGCTAAGCCACGAAACTCAGATGAATACATAGTCGGTCTAGAAAACTTCTTGGATTTTGCATTTCAACATGGAGCAATTGAGAATAGTAAGATAATATGTCCATGTCCAAGTTGTGGGTTTCGCAAATGGCATGCTCGAAAAGATGTTAGAGATCATTTACTTTACAAACCATTCCCTAAGAATTATGTTGTATGGAACTTTCATGGCGAGAAAGAAGTAACCGAATTCTCAACAAGTGCACATGTCATGCGCGAGACATTGGCAACTGAACATCCCCTAGATAACATGGTAAATGATGCTTTCGGGATACATATGGATCAGGAGAGCGGTGAGGATTCAGGCACGGAAGATTTTGTAAACGATGAGCCAAGAGAAAATCGTAAAGACTTTGATGAGTTTCTCAAGgaaggcaatcaaaagctacaTGAAGGAAGCGACTTCACAAAGCTAGAATTCATAGTCAAATTGTATCATATTAAAGTCTTGTGTGGACTAAGTGACAAGGCCATTACCATGATACTTGAGTTGGTGAGGGATGCTTTTAGTTGTGTGAATTTGCCTACGACTTTTGATCAGGCAAAAAAATTAATTCGAAAACTAAGTCTTGACTATGTTAAGATAGATGCTTTCCCCAATGATTGTATGTTGTTCGAGGATGAAGACCCAAACAACATCCAGCAAACATGTAGTCATTGTGGTGCTTCTAGGTGGAAttctaagaagaagaagaagaaaaagcaagctgCCAAGGTTTTGAGATATTTTCCGTTGAAACCAAGGTTACAAAGATTGTTCATGTGTCGTAAAACTGCAGAGCATATGTTATGGCATGCAACAGCGAAGGGAGAAAATGACAAAATGGTGCATCCAAGAGTTGGTGAGACGTGGAAGACTTTTGATTTGACACATAGAGAGTTTGGATTACAACCTAGAAATATTATGTTCCCGGAATTTCTCTTTTCTAAAGAGTTATAG
- the LOC114924355 gene encoding disease resistance protein Roq1-like: MSNLRLLVLLRSPFEISGLARKRLSWKRILIVFDNVDELMHLKELAINPIVLGMGSRIIITTRNRQILNAYGVDDIYRIPLLNKDEARELFLNACRGGIVNDQSCSEFITRVLEYAHDLPLAIKVLASLLQYRDVTFWQHTLNRLRRGPFFEIMDPLQTSFESLDQEEKAIFLHIACFFHGKRGDYVIQVLNSCGFFAEIGIQALLDKSLITIQNEEIHMHGLLQDLGKKIVREEDPKNPALRSRLWLSEDFSIALNSTTKGSKVKSIVLYEGNSASQHEYLNIEGLSKMRNLVLLILYDQDFGGSLPSLPHRLRYLWWQGYSFSSLPSFEPYNRLVELNLPNSRIEHLWNGCKVV; encoded by the exons ATGAGCAATTTGAGGCTGCTTGTTTTATTAAGGAG TCCTTTCGAAATATCTGGATTGGCAAGGAAAAGGCTATCTTGGAAACGGATCCTTATAGTCTTTGACAATGTTGATGAACTAATGCACTTGAAGGAATTGGCTATAAATCCTATAGTGCTTGGGATGGGAAGTAGGATTATCATAACCACTAGGAATAGGCAAATTTTGAATGCATATGGAGTAGATGACATTTACCGCATTCCACTATTGAATAAAGATGAAGCTCGTGAACTGTTCCTGAATGCTTGTCGTGGTGGTATTGTTAATGATCAGAGCTGTTCTGAGTTCATTACTAGAGTACTAGAATATGCTCATGATCTTCCGTTGGCAATCAAAGTACTGGCTTCTCTTTTGCAATACCGTGATGTAACCTTCTGGCAACATACCTTGAATAGACTGAGAAGAGGGCCATTTTTTGAAATCATGGACCCTCTTCAAACAAGTTTTGAGAGTTTAGACCAGGAAGAGAAAGCAATCTTTTTGCACATTGCTTGTTTCTTTCATGGGAAGAGGGGGGATTATGTAATCCAAGTTCTAAATTCTTGTGGATTTTTTGCTGAAATTGGCATTCAAGCTTTGTTGGACAAATCACTCATCACTATCCAAAATGAGGAAATTCATATGCACGGTCTGTTGCAAGATTTGGGAAAGAAAATTGTCCGTGAAGAAGATCCAAAAAATCCAGCATTGCGTAGTAGATTGTGGCTTAGCGAGGATTTTAGCATTGCCTTGAACTCAACAACG AAGGGAAGCAAAGTTAAATCCATAGTTCTATATGAGGGTAACTCTGCCTCCCAACATGAATATTTGAACATTGAAGGATTGTCAAAAATGAGAAATCTTGTACTGCTCATATTATATGATCAAGACTTTGGGGGAAGTCTACCTTCTCTTCCCCACAGATTACGGTATCTTTGGTGGCAGGgatattctttctcttctttgccTTCATTTGAACCGTATAACCGTCTTGTTGAATTGAATTTGCCTAACAGCCGCATCGAACACCTATGGAATGGCTGCAAGGTAGTTTAA
- the LOC112705313 gene encoding disease resistance protein RUN1-like, whose product MSQVSALSDDEDSSSYHSQVYRYDVFLSFRGPDVRNNFVDHLFERLTRKGIFTFKDNVRLKRGKRVKPELMDAIRDSRLAIVVFSSTYPTSTWCLDEMSAIADLHRQKKQIVVPVFCGITSSDVGRRGGPYDVHFNSEQYSKIPNRVDRWKFDAKYLAKVYGFPINPERPETKQLEEIIAFVTKELNHKFTIDISDLIGIQPRVADLERRLKLTSEDVPFQILEILGMSGIGKTVLAKILFDRISYQFDACCFIQDVNHIHKTHGRGATTKIQKQIIHQLFQQEDLQFLSSPEIGNMLQNRLCNQNLPKRALIVLDDVDDPNQWHELGILPNSLGAGSRVVITTRFEHILNVNTTAYEIYEAPLLNDDDALKLFLTKVSKSDYPSTTVSGVSHKIIEYAQRLPSAIEKLASSFHPIGEELWERELVKWRKYPNERFMKSLQETSYDELNRDEKVIFLDIACFFGGKRKKYVEHILGTKMSDPYLAIQEIRRKSLITIRNHEIHMHQMLRELGKNIVRDKYPEEPKYWSRLWDVEDFRKVLMSDMVTS is encoded by the exons ATGAGCCAAGTCAGTGCCCTGAGCGACGACGAAGATTCATCTTCCTATCATTCGCAGGTCTATAGATACGATGTGTTCCTAAGCTTCCGTGGTCCTGACGTCCGCAACAATTTCGTTGATCATCTTTTCGAACGTCTCACTAGAAAAGGCATTTTCACATTCAAGGATAATGTAAGGCTCAAGAGAGGAAAACGCGTTAAACCCGAGCTAATGGATGCAATTAGAGATTCACGCCTTGCTATCGTTGTCTTCTCTAGCACATACCCGACCTCAACGTGGTGTCTCGATGAAATGTCCGCTATAGCTGATCTCCATCGACAAAAGAAACAAATTGTTGTCCCAGTTTTCTGCGGCATTACTTCTTCTGATGTTGGAAGACGAGGAGGCCCATACGATGTCCACTTCAATTCAGAGCAATACAGCAAAATTCCCAATAGGGTTGACCGATGGAAGTTTGATGCCAAATATTTAGCCAAAGTGTATGGTTTCCCTATAAACCCTGAGAG ACCAGAGACTAAACAGCTGGAAGAGATTATTGCTTTTGTTACAAAGGAATTGAATCATAAATTCACAATAGACATCAGTGATCTGATTGGGATACAGCCCCGTGTGGCAGATCTAGAAAGACGACTCAAGTTGACATCAGAGGATGTTCCCTTTCAAATTCTCGAAATTTTGGGCATGAGCGGGATAGGAAAGACAGTTCTTGCTAAGATCTTGTTCGACAGAATCTCTTATCAATTTGATGCTTGCTGTTTTATTCAGGACGTCAACCACATTCATAAAACGCATGGCAGAGGGGCTACTACTAAGATTCAAAAACAGATTATTCATCAGCTTTTCCAGCAAGAAGATCTACAATTTCTAAGTTCTCCTGAAATAGGCAATATGCTACAAAATAGGTTATGTAACCAAAATCTCCCCAAAAGGGCTCTTATAGTTCTTGACGATGTTGATGATCCAAACCAATGGCATGAATTGGGAATATTGCCTAACTCTCTTGGTGCAGGAAGCAGAGTTGTCATAACTACTAGATTTGAGCATATTCTTAATGTGAATACTACAGCATATGAAATTTACGAGGCTCCACTgttgaatgatgatgatgcacTGAAACTCTTTCTAACAAAAGTCTCCAAGAGTGACTATCCTAGCACTACTGTCAGCGGTGTATCTCATAAGATAATAGAATATGCTCAACGCCTTCCTTCAGCAATTGAAAAACTGGCTTCCTCCTTCCATCCAATAGGTGAAGAGCTCTGGGAAAGAGAATTGGTGAAATGGAGAAAATATCCGAATGAAAGGTTTATGAAGTCTCTTCAGGAGACAAGTTATGACGAACTGAATAGAGATGAGAAGGTGATATTTCTAGATATAGCCTGTTTCTTTGGGGGGAAAAGGAAGAAATATGTGGAGCATattttggggactaaaatgtcagATCCCTACCTTGCGATTCAAGAGATTCGGAGGAAGTCACTCATAACAATTAGGAACCATGAAATTCATATGCATCAAATGTTACGAGAATTGGGAAAGAACATTGTTCGGGACAAATATCCAGAAGAGCCAAAATATTGGTCTAGATTGTGGGATGTTGAGGATTTCCGAAAAGTCTTGATGTCCGATATGGTAACAAGCTGA
- the LOC114924383 gene encoding uncharacterized protein, with protein sequence MPSFEGCRRLVRLNLSGCTNLGKVHESIGLLKELDCLSLQDCTSLALLDFGTNCQLRSLRTLLLSGCTKLKDMPDLSGLSNLRYLDLERCTNLSTVHRSIGEHATLKYLSLRGCINLVHPPDIVNGNSSLLILDLSGCMRITNLLCRRRKFAPSSCLESLIFLSSDFLEPTRTLDFVAKMRCFSSVFDRDWLCSKLTYLNLAYCHELRRFPELSFHGLHEMKGTLERYPQLSIIGQDYIFSASTV encoded by the coding sequence ATGCCAAGTTTTGAAGGTTGCCGAAGACTTGTGAGACTAAATCTTTCAGGATGCACAAACCTAGGGAAAGTGCATGAATCAATTGGGCTTCTTAAAGAACTTGATTGTTTGAGTTTGCAAGACTGTACCAGTCTAGCCCTTCTTGATTTTGGCACTAATTGTCAGTTACGTTCTCTGAGAACTCTACTTCTCTCTGGCTGCACCAAGCTCAAGGACATGCCAGATTTGTCTGGGCTTTCAAATCTTAGGTACCTGGATCTTGAGCGATGTACAAATTTGTCCACAGTTCATAGGTCTATTGGGGAGCACGCAACACTCAAGTACTTGAGTCTGAGAGGCTGCATAAATCTTGTTCATCCACCTGACATTGTCAATGGCAACTCATCCCTCCTAATTCTAGATTTGAGCGGTTGCATGAGGATAACCAACCTTCTCTGCCGCAGACGAAAATTTGCACCTTCCTCCTGCCTGGAATCTTTGATATTTCTGAGTTCTGACTTCCTTGAGCCAACAAGAACTCTTGATTTTGTTGCAAAGATGAGGTGTTTCAGTTCTGTATTTGACAGGGACTGGCTTTGTTCTAAGCTGACATATTTAAACCTGGCATACTGTCATGAGCTTAGAAGATTTCCTGAGCTATCATTTCATGGCCTTCATGAGATGAAAGGAACTTTAGAACGGTATCCACAACTCTCCATCATAGGTCAGGATTATATATTTTCAGCTTCTACTGTATGA
- the LOC112705314 gene encoding disease resistance protein Roq1 has translation MEEVKQNMKEAKAEEKNIWSVDSHLSVPNLLGSGSRVVITTRFEHILNVNAPYEIHEVQLLNDDEALELFQRTAFKIDCHSPAISDVSGKIIEYAQYLPSAIVKLGNYFNQNAEELWERCFQRWREYPEEKYMNSLQEKNYQFLNEDEKMIFLDIACFLAGKRKKYVEHILASRISDPYLAIQGIRKKSLVKIRNSEIHMHQILQDLGKKIVRGNNKDEPKCWSRLWNAEDFQEVLIDTEGNKVQAIVLDEDVSKCKKIGGLSDLRDLRLLILRHHKSSSENLTFRFNKLCYLSWHGFSYTSLSLYIWSNLAELNLPNSSIQRLWDGSQAIPTLKRMNLRNSRNLIITPNFACCRGLVRLDLTRCTNLTEVHDSIGLLRKLDYLSLRECSSLAFLDFGTNCQLSSLRTLLLSGCTNLKRTPDFTVLSNLRFLDLERCTSLSKVHESIAALARLKYLSLRGCKNLVHAPYILNGSSSLLILDLSGCMMITNLPGRKRKFVHSSCLKSFIFLSPDFLEPRTFDFFGELMFLEGLNPEKQNFNSVLDWKWLCSKLTYLNLAHCHELTRFPEVSSRGLHQRHPQLSMVQDYLFSVSTVGMALDGRGKTE, from the exons ATGGAAGAGGTAAAACAGAATATGAAGGAGGCCAAGGCGGAGGAAAAGAACATCTGGTCTGTGGACTCACACCTCTCAG TTCCTAACTTACTTGGGTCGGGAAGCAGAGTTGTCATAACTACTAGATTTGAGCATATTCTTAATGTGAATGCACCGTATGAAATTCACGAGGTTCAACTATTGAATGATGATGAAGCTCTTGAACTTTTTCAAAGAACAGCCTTCAAAATTGATTGTCATAGTCCCGCTATCAGTGATGTATCTGGTAAGATAATAGAATATGCTCAATATCTTCCTTCAGCAATTGTAAAACTGGGTAACTACTTCAATCAAAATGCTGAAGAGCTTTGGGAAAGATGCTTCCAGAGATGGAGAGAATATCCGGAAGAAAAATATATGAATTCTCTGCAGGAAAAAAATTACCAATTTCTGAATGAAGATGAGAAGATGATCTTTCTAGATATAGCCTGTTTCCTTGCGGGAAAAAGGAAGAAGTATGTGGAGCACATTCTAGCGAGTAGAATATCAGATCCTTACCTCGCAATTCAAGGGATCCGGAAGAAATCACTCGTAAAAATTAGGAACAGCGAAATTCATATGCATCAAATATTACAAGATTTGGGCAAGAAAATTGTTCGGGGCAATAATAAAGATGAGCCAAAATGCTGGTCTAGATTGTGGAATGCGGAGGATTTCCAAGAAGTCTTGATAGATACG GAAGGAAACAAAGTTCAGGCCATAGTTTTGGATGAAGATGTCtccaaatgcaagaaaattggCGGATTGTCAGATCTGAGGGATCTTAGATTGTTGATATTACGTCATCATAAGAGCTCCTCAGAAAACCTCACTTTTCGTTTCAATAAGTTATGCTATCTTTCATGGCATGGTTTCTCTTACACTTCTTTGTCACTATACATATGGTCTAATCTTGCTGAATTGAATTTACCTAATAGCAGCATCCAACGACTATGGGATGGCAGCCAG GCAATTCCAACCCTAAAAAGGATGAATCTGAGGAACTCGAGAAATCTTATAATCACTCCTAACTTTGCATGCTGCCGAGGACTTGTGCGGCTGGATCTTACAAGATGCACAAACCTAACTGAAGTCCATGACTCAATTGGACTTCTGAGAAaacttgattacttgagtttgcgaGAATGTAGCAGTCTAGCCTTTCTTGATTTCGGTACTAATTGCCAGTTAAGTTCTCTAAGAACTCTACTGCTCTCTGGCTGCACCAACCTTAAGCGAACACCAGATTTCACAGTGCTTTCAAATCTTAGGTTCCTTGATCTTGAGCGATGTACAAGTTTGTCCAAAGTACACGAGTCTATTGCTGCTCTTGCAAGGCTTAAGTACTTGAGCCTGAGAGGCTGCAAAAATCTTGTTCATGCACCTTACATTCTCAATGGCAGCTCGTCCCTCCTAATTCTTGATTTGAGCGGTTGCATGATGATAACCAACCTTCCCGGCCGCAAAAGAAAATTTGTGCATTCCTCTTGTTTAAAATCTTTCATATTTCTGAGTCCTGACTTCCTTGAGCCAAGAACTTTTGATTTTTTTGGAGAGTTGATGTTTCTCGAAGGGCTAAATCCCGAGAAACAGAATTTTAATTCTGTATTAGATTGGAAGTGGCTTTGTTCTAAGCTAACATATTTAAACTTGGCACACTGTCATGAGCTTACAAGATTTCCCGAGGTTTCATCTCGTGGTCTTCATCAACGGCATCCGCAACTCTCAATGGTTCAAGATTATCTATTTTCAGTTTCTACTGTGGGAATGGCACTTGATGGAAGAGGTAAAACAGAATAG